A section of the Pleuronectes platessa chromosome 7, fPlePla1.1, whole genome shotgun sequence genome encodes:
- the smad3b gene encoding mothers against decapentaplegic homolog 3b gives MSILPFTPPIVKRLLGWKKGEQNGQEEKWCEKAVKSLVKKLKKTGQLEELEKTITTQNVNTKCIIIPRSLDGRLQVSHRKGLPHVIYCRLWRWPDLQSHHELRAVDHCEFAFHTKKDEVCVNPYHYQRVETPILPPVLVPRHTDIPAVFPPLDDYSPSIPENTNFPAGIEPRSNYIPETPPPGYLSEDGETNDHQLNHSMETSSPSMSPNPVSPANSTLDLQPVTYCESAFWCSISYYELNQRVGETFHASQPSLTVDGFTDPSNSERFCLGLLSNVNRNSAVELTRRHIGRGVRLYYIGGEVFAECLSDSAIFVQSPNCNQRYSWHPATVCKIPPGCNLKIFNNQEFAALLAQSVNQGFEAVYQLTRMCTIRMSFVKGWGAEYRRQTVTSTPCWIELHLNGPLQWLDKVLTQMGSPSIHCSSVS, from the exons ATGTCCATATTACCGTTCACGCCTCCGATCGTGAAGCGGCTCCTGGGCTGGAAGAAAGGGGAGCAGAACGGACAGGAGGAGAAATGGTGCGAGAAGGCGGTGAAAAGTCtggtgaagaagctgaagaagaccgggcagctggaggagctggagaaaacCATCACCACACAGAACGTCAACACCAAGTGCATCATCATacccag ATCTTTAGATGGGCGTCTCCAGGTCTCCCACAGAAAAGGTCTTCCCCACGTGATCTACTGCCGCTTGTGGCGCTGGCCCGATCTGCAGTCCCACCATGAGTTGAGAGCCGTCGACCACTGTGAATTTGCCTTCCACACCAAGAAGGACGAAGTGTGCGTCAACCCCTATCACTACCAGAGGGTGGAGACGCCAA ttTTGCCTCCTGTCCTTGTACCACGGCATACAGACATCCCCGCAGTGTTCCCACCACTGGATGACTACAGTCCATCTATTCCTGAGAACACCAACTTTCCCGCTGGCATTGAGCCCCGGAGTAACTATATTCCTG AAACTCCCCCCCCTGGGTATCTAAGTGAGGATGGAGAGACCAATGATCACCAGCTCAACCACAGCATGGAAACCA GTTCACCCAGCATGTCTCCCAATCCTGTGTCACCCGCAAACAGTACTCTTG ACTTACAACCCGTGACGTACTGTGAATCTGCCTTCTGGTGTTCCATCTCCTACTACGAGCTGAACCAGCGTGTAGGAGAAACCTTCCATGCCTCCCAGCCCTCCCTCACAGTAGATGGATTCACAGACCCCTCCAACTCGGAGCGCTTCTGTCTGGGCTTGTTGTCCAACGTCAACCGCAACTCAGCAGTAGAGCTCACACGCAGACACATAG GGCGGGGCGTGAGGCTGTACTACATCGGGGGCGAGGTGTTTGCAGAGTGTCTCAGTGACAGTGCCATCTTTGTCCAGAGCCCCAACTGCAACCAGCGCTACAGCTGGCATCCGGCCACTGTCTGCAAAATCCCTCCAG GCTGCAACCTGAAGATCTTCAACAACCAGGAGTTTGCTGCGCTGCTCGCACAGTCCGTCAATCAGGGCTTCGAGGCTGTCTACCAGCTCACAAGGATGTGCACCATTCGCATGAGTTTTGTCAAAGGTTGGGGAGCTGAGTACAG GCGGCAGACGGTGACCAGCACCCCCTGTTGGATAGAGCTGCATCTCAACGGTCCTTTGCAGTGGCTGGACAAGGTCCTCACACAGATGGGCTCTCCCAGCATCCACTGCTCCAGTGTGTCATAG